Genomic DNA from Triplophysa rosa linkage group LG6, Trosa_1v2, whole genome shotgun sequence:
GCTGTTGGGTGGACTCGCCTTAACAACAGCAATTTTGACATTGTTATAtctcaacacaaacaacaaaacgaaactTTACAGAACATATTTATAAATTTCTTATAATTTTTTAACCTCTCGCTTATTTCATTGAATTAAGTTCTATTTTTATAGTTATATTtagaaataatttaaaaataataattaggcTATAACTAAAACTTTCATACCAGGGCATACCTATTCAAAATTCCTAATAACAACACTCTTATTAACtatattatttgtaataaaaaaagatcatttaaagcTTTTTCACATATATGTGATCTATAAtaagcaaaacaaaaagcattttgCAAATGCCAAAAGTTCTTGTTCTTGGAACTAAACAGTTTGACAACAACATTACACATGCTATACACTACAAGACAAAATAAGTAAAATTgatcagatttaagatgaaatTATGCTGACTAATACAATCATGTCCATTAAATTCTACTCAAATAAAATGGGTATTAAATACTCTATTACATACTCtagtaatatatatttcttaatcTCAGAACagtataatttattaattaattatcaTTTATGTACGTTTTTATATATAatcatatctctctctcttgacATTAGACTTAACTGTTACTAACACCAATTCACAGAAATTTCAGTCGCTGTCACAGTAAAAAACTTCCCCGTGTTTTGTATTGCAATAATTTTGGCCTTTTGGGCTTGCCGTACATGTCAATGTGGCTGTCGTGTGATCATGTGTACAGTTAACACAAAACAGTTCTTTGTGAAAAGATAGAATAAATATGGAAGATGAGCACCTGGTCCAGGTTAAAAACAATAGCAGCTCCCACTGCACCTTTTTCAACGTAGAGCCGAACGACTATCGATGTGtgagtaaatatattttttgaaaactGCTAACGTTAATGCTTTATGTTGTTGTTAGCCATCATGCTAACCAAAACATGTCATCATCCTTTCCAGGCATGATGATCAACTGAACTTAATTGTTAGTCTGACAAATATAATGTAATTAATCACTACTGTTTTAGAAATAATACATATgcagtgtatgaaattaaatAGGTCATGTTGGGAGAAGAAATTAACTCACTGATGCGAGATTTGGCGAGTAACGTTAATTAAAGTGTCAAGAAACGTAACGAGCGAGGGGTGTAGCTGGTGAGCAGACCATAGACTGGAAAACCCTGATCTGGTTGATTGGCCCGTTAGTAATGAATTTGTGGTACAGTATACATTATATTTCATACATTAGTTCTGTCCCTCTTTCTTAAAGCATAATTATCAGTATGGCGTTGAAAGGTAGCTAGAAGCAAGTATAGTTCAGACTCAGAGAGggataaatatattaaatcaataataatataatattgcctgacaaaaagcataaaaaaagctttaacaCATGGTCTGTTGAACAGCATTACAGATATGTAACATGGTTATAGTGAACATTTGGTGAATGCAGTTGGTGTTGCAAGTGGTCTGTTGATCctagataacaacctctcaaaactaataacacatggtaacacggatgcagcaaatcattttgacaaattaaGGAGATAACATGTTTACGAAACGCAGTTtatccatttagggctactgtagaaacaacatggcgaattccatgtaaggggacctgtgctgtatgtagatagaaatagctcattttaagaTGAAAAAACATAACGCCTCATTATATagggtctttatacacctctgaagacatagttacgtatattatatattgcatttctgtcaaaagatcctccaaaaaattacacattggacctttaacataAACATTATGTTGATTGATTGATTGCACTCTTTACTGATTGTAATTTTAGTTTAAGTTTGACAtttctattttgtatttaaattttcAGGATGTGATTCTTAAAGTTAAAAGAGCCACAGGGACATTTTCACTAGTGGCATGGTAAGTTATTTTATATCTAAGTTATATTATATGCTTCATCTTtgttttaaagtgatttttttaagcTTCACTATCTTAAACTTCTCTGTCCGTAGCTTTTTTATGCTCTTTGCGATATGGCTGCTGCGGCGATATAACTCTTTGTCTCAGGTACAGTGAGTACCCAAAATAAACAGTTGTAGCTTGTCAATCAGTAATTCTTTTCTTTCACACTGATGTTTTAATCATACagacaaatgtatttaattacttcTCTTTTTCCTTGTCTTTTGTATATTCAGAAAATGATAGCCAGTCTGACAGTAGCTGCCTTTTTTGACAGTGTTGCATATGTTATGGTGAGTTGCAATAATTAAGAGTTTGTTATGCAAATTAAGTAATGTTATGCAAGTGTTATAAAATGTGAGAGAATTTCATTCCTCTTTTATTTCATAGATTACACCTTTTCTTTGCTTGTATCTGCAGGGAGAGTCTCATCCGGAGGGTTCTCTATGTGATTTTCAGGCGTGGTGGCTTACATATTTTGGTAACTGATTAGCATTCTGTACAGATATAgaatatattttatactttaatgtattttgtgttgtattgtgttgTGATTGAATTTTGGTTGGTTGTTTTAGACTGGAGTGCTCTGGCCTGGGTGTGTCTTATTACTCTCAATCTCTACCTGAACCTGGTGAGAGAAATTAGAACTGAACATTATGAAATGTGAgtcaacacacacagaaacagaaacacacagaccAACAAACCACGTCTTTAactatgtatttacatttacattattcatttagcagacgcttttatccaaagcgacttacaagttggataaacaatggaagcaattgggtcagaattaggacaacaaaaagcataagtgcaataaaacatgtctcacaaagcctactaccgtgtacagagctaagttttttagattttttaattttttttatatatatagatagagtagaaaagatatagaagtcagaaatgatcggtcaggtgctgacggaagagatgtgttttcagccgattcttaaagatggccacagaatctgctgatcttgtagcagtgtgcagatcattccacaaatgtggaaccgatccagagaaggttcgtgagagcgatttttttttttacctttttgggatggcaccacagagcagagcgtaaggatctggcgggtacatacagtaagtctgcattagtgagtgAAGATGGGGTGCCAAGCCAGTGGttgtcttgtaggccaggagcagagtcttgaatttgatgcgagagactatagggagccaatgtaacttaatgaagagaggggtgacgtgtgctctctttggttcattgaagaccactcttgctgctgcattctggatcatctgtagaggttttattcagctagtagcgcattgcaatagtccagtctggaatGAACAAGAGTCTGGACTAGGGtctgcgtagcatgctcggataggaaaggtctaattttcctgatattgtagaggatgaatatacaggaccgagtggtgctggcaacctgatctgtgaagtttagctgatcatcgatcaccattcccaggtttctggccgttctggaagatgtgatggttgatgagcccaacTGAATGGAGAAGTGATGGATCCTAGGGTGggacgggattacaagcagttctgtttttgcaaggttccgCTGcaagtgatggtccttcatccagagcgaaatgtcgctcaggcatgctgaaatgcgtgcagaaacagtcggatcgtcaggctgaaatgacaggtggagttgtgtatcatccgcatagcagtcataggaaaagccatgtttccgaatgacagagccaagggatgtcatgtatacagaaaagagcaatggcccaagcactgagccctgtaGCACCCGTGTATCGAGGTGTTGGGTCTCatagacctcacctctccaggatactctaaatgacctgcctgagaggtaagacctgaaccattgtagcaccattccgGAGACACCCATAGCGTTGAGGGTCGACAGaaggatgtggtggttaactgtggcggcagatagatccagtaggatgagtacagatgagttcgaggcagctcttgccagtctcaggacttcaatgacagagagcagcgcagtctcagtggaatgaccgctcttgaaacctgactggttgctgtccaggaggttgttctgcgtgagaaaggaggagagctggttacatacaacacgctaaagagttttggcaatgaaggggaggagagataccggtctgtagttatctaacagtgcaggattaagagtgggtttcttcagtagcggggtaatacAGGCTTCTTTGAAGACTGCGGGAAATGTGCCAGTGGTGagtgacgagttgataatgtgggtcagagtgggaacaaccgatggagagatggcctggaggagatgagtggggatgggatctagcagGCAGGTCGTTGGGTGGTtcgaagacatgaccttggaaacatcatcttcagataggagggagaaagaggggagcgagcatgtgtcggggctttgggcgtgatcaagaggcggtggcggcgcagagaactgactgctgatggtggtagttttctttacgaagaaagatgcaaaatcatcagctgttatgTCCGATGCAGGTGAGGGGGaaggcgggcaaagaagagcaaaGAAGGTcttaaagagagtacgagagttaggcgagttgttgattttagcatGGTAGAACTGAGTTTTCGAAAAGGAGACAttagcagagaaagaagagtgGAGAGACTGTTAGAGACCGAGGTCAGtgggttctttagatttgcgccactttctctcagcagacctgagcgtggcGCGATGCTCGCGGAGAACATCTGATAACCAATGTATACATACAGACACAGTTTTCCTAAGATCTAAATGTGTTTCTCAGACCATACCATGTGGTGGCATGGGGGGTTCCTCTGCTAATGTCGATCCTCCCTCTGCTTTCTGGATACTATGGTCCTGCTGGAGCCTGGTGGTAAATTATGTTTGGCTTTTAAtactatgtttttattgtaaactTATCACCACCCCAGTCTCagtgttttcttttgttattttctgcAGTTGGATCACAGATGACCATGTTGCCTGGAGGTTTGGCATGTAAGTGCATGAGTGCGTGCGGAAgtccatgttgtttctgtgaATGATTCCGTGTTTTGCTGACTGATGATTGAAACTATGTTATGACTTGCGTAACTCATGAAACATTTCTGGAATTTCCGTTCTTGTTTTGAGTTTATTGTACTTGTATTTCTGGTAAATACTGATTTACGTGTGTATGTTATTTTCAGAGATGGTTATTCATGCCTGTTTTAATGgccccaaaaatatttttgacattGACAATGTATGATTGGCattgtattaaataacaaattatcTGACAGTTTTTTGAGCTGTTAAGTATTAAATTGTAAAACAATTTTGTCAAACAATGGACATTTTATGGTTGTCTATGTGATGGAGCACACGTGTGGTTACAATGCTTGAACAGCAGTGTAAACTATAAAATGTGCAAAAGGGAGCTGACTTACATACATTCACTTACGTGCATGACTTATTGGTTAAACAAATTGCAAGCGAACTTAGATCTGAGGTCTAAATGTGTCTAGCATGATTTGTTTGTAGATACGTCtttgtttgatattttgtgCAATCACATTCGTATATTTATGTGTCTATTGCCAATTGCTTTTTGGGTCCAagttaaatgtattttgatgttcgATTGCAGATGGTACATCCCCCTGTTTACCCTCATTATCCTCATGATCTGCTGTTACGCTCGAATCATCTGTGTGGCCAATGAGAGGGTAAATGAATCGCCTTAACCTACACCCACTTAAATACCGTCCTACAACTTGATTGTGAAACTAGTCTTACATTGGTCTCAAATTCATCATGAACAAAGCCCTTGTCTCTTTATCTTTTCACTGTCTGATCACTGACCTACCATGATAAGGCAGAAGGCCACATTCCAGAACATTTTTGCTCGATTTGCAGTTTATGATGAGACACATTCACCTGATAAATCAGAATATACGTGCTTGTAAGTGTGCTCACACCGGAAAAGACATGTACCTGGTTTTGTGTCTACTGCTGCATTAAATAGATGAAATAATTGCAATACTTATTGTGTACTTATCCTTTGGTGGTACGCAGTGCACCTTAAAATattctataaatataaatacatgctCAGACGAGTTTAAAGTTCAGAACTGTCTTAATTTCAGATGCGTTCCTGGTTGGGCACCTTTAACCCagaaagagagaggaggaaggtaagtgtttgtgtatgtgtagaAGAATACAGATGTACCTGTAACAACAATGTTGTATTCACATCCTGTACCAAAACGTCTTGCAGATGTCTTTAGCTGAAGAGATCAGACCGTTAAAGTGGTATCCCTCTGTTTATCTGCTCGTATCTGTCTTCCCCCTTATAAATCGGTAACGTAAACTCTAGGCACGTCTTATATTTTCGTGAATGCAACTTTGGGTGTGCATCTGATTTATGTCTGTATTTTTGCAGAGTTCATAATGCTGCTTACCCAGAGGACCCTGTGTTTTCTTTGACTTTACTGCACGTGCTCAGTGCTCCATTACATGGTCTTGCCAATGCTCTCGTTTTTGGTAGAGACACCTGGAGTCAACTGAGTACCACAGGAATAAAGGTACTGTTCACACTGGTCTCAGATGGTACGCACACGGTTTGAACGATCTAATGCCTAATTCACACGTAAAAAAACGAGCTGTAAATTGATTCTCTGGTTTTATTGCGGTcagatgtatgtttttttattcagtcTCTCATTCATGTTTTAGATGGCGCTTCAGTCTCGGCTGTGTGATCGCACTAGGATTGGAGAGTACCATCCAACGACTATAAGATACACACATGACCTCGACACACACTCCGACTCAGATGACGAGGACAGCAATGTTCTCTTTTATAGTCCAAACATGACTCTGAAAGACAGAGGACCCTGGGAGAGTGTTTAGgaagcagtgtgtgtgtgttgggatgTTTATTTACACTCCTTGCCTTTAAAAACTTAATTCAGTGTTAAAA
This window encodes:
- the si:dkey-100n23.5 gene encoding cyclic AMP receptor-like protein A — encoded protein: MEDEHLVQVKNNSSSHCTFFNVEPNDYRCDVILKVKRATGTFSLVACFFMLFAIWLLRRYNSLSQKMIASLTVAAFFDSVAYVMGESHPEGSLCDFQAWWLTYFDWSALAWVCLITLNLYLNLVREIRTEHYEIPYHVVAWGVPLLMSILPLLSGYYGPAGAWCWITDDHVAWRFGIWYIPLFTLIILMICCYARIICVANERMRSWLGTFNPERERRKMSLAEEIRPLKWYPSVYLLVSVFPLINRVHNAAYPEDPVFSLTLLHVLSAPLHGLANALVFGRDTWSQLSTTGIKMALQSRLCDRTRIGEYHPTTIRYTHDLDTHSDSDDEDSNVLFYSPNMTLKDRGPWESV